One window from the genome of Grus americana isolate bGruAme1 chromosome 2, bGruAme1.mat, whole genome shotgun sequence encodes:
- the ASTE1 gene encoding protein asteroid homolog 1 — MGVQGLTGFVEERGAFFTELRVRDTKLVIDGSSLYHQLCFASAVDFRRGGDYGPFAAAVRDFFGSLRTCRVAPFVVLDGGRGADDRKLPTLRSRAADRLRAAHGLSRGDGGCLVPLLTREAFVQALGRLGVPFVQCFAEADREIAGLANRWGCPVLSLDSDFCVFDLAAGYCPLTHFQWRSVCAGEGAQGCYVPARCFSVEKFCGHFSQLNRSLLPLFAAMNGNDYIDLAALQVFFSKVRSPRGWAAGKGGKHVRLQGLLNWLSQFAEPTEAVDNVLKYLKKHQREEIRELLCTSMEDYTPSDVNLEAFFQNGKYDCEAARSSDLPQWVLDALAKGKLAPFISDALILRSTFLHVQVENMQRPSAHSTALPIRQVIYGLLLKVSQNTEAASPSKQTSELPVVCEFDRLQKTLKKTFVQAASIPTDFCDDHFPLDKLMEMPMSCRQMFLLETLGVKMSFLESIPSHLQLPVAVTCYWIHCSEPKVKLHHLKALLLMIVSGELQRITNDPDTTVLCAEDDSIAYKEFLKWKEKKLQNKDFDLDAAHSFCQWQCCLQMGLYLNQLLCTPLSEPDLSRIYTGTLVHRLYQELKSNPSVENLFSLSPKMTQLYQVLLNTVESTVSPDFFQMTKAKSESCKKKKPSNKKKKVIRCAMSETQHLCNVNRFASLGVDD, encoded by the exons atgggCGTCCAGGGGCTGACGGGCTTCGTGGAGGAGCGCGGGGCGTTCTTCACCGAGCTGCGGGTGAGGGACACCAAGCTAGTCATCGACGGGAGCAGCCTCTACCACCAGCTGTGCTTCGCCTCCGCCGTCGATTTCCGCCGCGGCGGCGATTACGGCCCCTTCGCGGCGGCCGTGCGCGACTTTTTCGGCAGCCTGCGGACCTGCCGCGTCGCCCCCTTCGTGGTGCTGGACGGCGGGCGCGGCGCCGACGACAGGAAGCTGCCCACGCTGCGGAGCCGCGCCGCCGATCGGCTGCGGGCGGCCCACGGCCTCTCCCGCGGCGACGGCGGCTGCCTGGTGCCGCTGCTGACCCGCGAGGCCTTCGTGCAGGCGCTGGGCCGGCTCGGCGTGCCCTTCGTGCAGTGCTTCGCCGAGGCCGACCGGGAGATCGCCGGCCTGGCCAACCGCTGGGGCTGCCCCGTCCTCTCCCTCGATAGCGACTTCTGCGTCTTCGACCTGGCGGCCGGCTACTGCCCCCTGACCCACTTCCAGTGGCGGAGCGTGTGCGCGGGAGAGGGGGCGCAGGGCTGCTACGTTCCCGCTCGCTGCTTTTCCGTGGAGAAGTTCTGCGGGCACTTCAGTCAGCTGAACAGAAGCCTGCTCCCTCTCTTTGCCGCCATGAACGGGAACGATTACATCGACCTGGCAGCTCTCCAGGTGTTCTTCAGCAAGGTGCGCTCGCCGAGGGGGTGggcggcggggaagggggggaagcaCGTCCGCCTTCAGGGGCTTCTGAACTGGCTGTCGCAATTTGCTGAGCCCACCGAGGCTGTCGACAACGTGCTGAAATACCTTAAGAAGCACCAGAGGGAGGAAATAAGGGAACTTCTGTGCACTTCAATGGAGGATTATACTCCGTCCGACGTGAATCTTGAGGCCTTTTTTCAGAACGGCAAGTACGACTGTGAGGCAGCCAGGAGCTCAGACTTACCGCAGTGGGTACTTGATGCTTTGGCAAAAGGTAAGCTGGCCCCCTTCATCAGCGATGCCCTGATACTAAGAAGTACCTTCCTCCACGTTCAGGTGGAGAACATGCAGAGACCTAGCGCGCATAGCACAGCTTTGCCCATTCGACAAGTTATCTATGGACTGCTGCTGAAAGTATCTCAAAACACTGAAGCTGCTTCTCCAAGTAAGCAGACCAGCGAGCTGCCAGTTGTATGTGAATTTGACAGACTCCaaaagacacttaaaaaaacatttgttcAAGCAGCAAGCATACCCACAGATTTTTGTGATGATCATTTTCCTTTGGACAAGTTAATGGAG atgccCATGTCATGCCGTCAGATGTTTTTGCTGGAGACTCTAGGAGTGAAAATGAGTTTCCTAGAGTCTATCCCCAGTCACTTACAACTCCCTGTTGCTGTAACATGTTACTGGATACATTGTTCAGAGCCAAAAGTTAAGTTGCATCACTTAAAGGCTTTACTTCTAATGATAGTATCTGGAGAACTGCAAAGGATAACAAATGATCCAG ATACCACAGTTTTATGTGCTGAAGATGACAGTATTGCATATAAAGAATTTctaaaatggaaggaaaagaaattgcaaaataaagacTTTGATTTAGATGCTGCGCACAGTTTTTGCCAGTGGCAGTGCTGTCTTCAGATGGGATTGTATCTCAACCAGCTACTTTGCACTCCTCTCTCTGAGCCAGACCTAAGCAG GATTTATACTGGGACCCTTGTGCACAGACTGTATCAGGAGCTTAAATCAAACCCTTCAGTGGAAAATCTGTTCAGTTTATCTCCAAAAATGACTCAGCTTTATCAGGTTTTGTTAAATACAGTGGAGTCAACTGTATCTCCAGACTTCTTTCAGATGACCAAGGCCAAGTCCGAGTCCTGCAAGAAGAAGAAACCatctaataagaaaaaaaaggttatcaGGTGTGCTATGTCAGAAACGCAGCATTTGTGCAATGTTAATAGGTTTGCATCACTTGGAGTGGATGACTGA